Within Suricata suricatta isolate VVHF042 chromosome 12, meerkat_22Aug2017_6uvM2_HiC, whole genome shotgun sequence, the genomic segment GCTCAGACTTAAGAAGCTGTAAATATCTCCTCTGCAGCAGCCCCACAGTGTGTGAAATTTCAGACCAGACTAGAGACAGTCATTTCTTTTGCAGTCCTGAGTCTGGATGGGGCACTGAAGTTCCACCCATCCGTGCTCTCTTGTCTGGGGACGGAGCTTCATCCTCTACCATCCAATGAGGTAGGTATTTTGAGTTGCATGTAGAGACCTACCTCTCAGAGACCACCCTCCCCAATTAGATGAGTTTTCCACCATAGAAAATACTGCAGGAGAAGGTGAAGGGAATGAAAGTCAGGAAAATTTTCCTATGGTCACTGAGAGCCGATCTAGTCTAGCCAGAGCTGAGAGATTGCTGTAGTTGTTTGCCAGTTTGATTAATACATTGATTGAACgattaatggatggatggatacattgatggatggatggatggatggatggatggatggatggatggatttatGATGGTATAAATAGAAGTATGTATTGATCTCAGACCTGCAAGGTTCAGTGTTAACAACTGGATGATAATAATGGAAACCCACTTAGACCAGGGATGAGAAACGTAAAAGTGGAACGTGAGACCAAGGAGGTTTGTAATCAACCAGAGTAGAAAAGTCCCGTACTAGCTGTAGGGATAAACACTGAAGTGATAACacgtcttttcattttcataatgggACATGTTATACTATCTTTCTGTACTAATGAGAAAATCCAGATCAAAGAATTCTCCCAAGTATATCCTTGCAAAAGCAGTACATGAAAGATGCATATCAcagcacattctctctcttgagtactcaaatgaaaaattttttaattttttaatgtttttatttattattgagcgagagacagagcatgagcagcagaggggcagagagaaggggagacacacagaatctgaaggaggctccaggctccacgctgtcagcactgagtccgatgctaggctcagactcacaaccatgagatcctgacctgagtgaagtcagatgcttaactgactgagccacacaggatgccctcaaataaaatttttaggggcNNNNNNNNNNNNNNNNNNNNNNNNNNNNNNNNNNNNNNNNNNNNNNNNNNNNNNNNNNNNNNNNNNNNNNNNNNNNNNNNNNNNNNNNNNNNNNNNNNNNGCCAGGAACACACCTGCAAAATATACCATCATGTTATTGAGAAAGGTGTCAGAACAGGCAAGTTGGATTATCTGATTGAGTTCACAGTAAAACTGGGGGATTTCTAAGACTGTACAGAAAGACAGTGGCAGCACCATTAAGCTTTCTGACAAGGAATGCAGGGcactcaggacccaggaccccaGAACCAGCAGTCCACAGAGCCGGGGGTTCATGATAACCATGTAGTGCAGGGGctgacagatggccacaaaccggtcataggccatcactgtTAACAGAAACATGTCTAAACCTGCAAAGAGTGTGAAAAAGTATATCTGAGTGATGCAGTCTGCATAGGTTATGACTTTGCTCTGAGTCTGGATGTTCCACAGCATCTTCGGGACggtggtggaggtgaagcagatgtctACAAAGGACAGGTTggcgaggaagaagtacatgggcgtgtgGAGTTGGGagtcagagctgatggccaaggtGATGAGCAAGTTCCCAAACACAGTGATCAGGTACATGGAAAGGAAAGTCCCAAATATGAGGGGCTGCAGTTGTGGTTCTTCTGAAAATCCCAtaagaagaaattctgaaattcctGTATCATTTGCTGGGTCCATGTAGTGGAGGTGGCTACCAgtaaattgaaaaataacatgaaaCTAAAAAATGGCTGACAGAAATTCACAAAGGCCTAGTTAAAAGGAGAGATGAGTAAACTCAATATTGCTAAGATGTCAgctcttcccaaattgatctctAAATTTATTAcaaccccaatcaaaatcccagcatgtCTCTTTAGTAAAAATCAAGATGccgattttaaaatttatatggaaatatatcTTATCAAGTAAAGCCAAGACAAACTTGAAGAACAGTTTGGTAACTGACACTACTGATTTCGATACTCACTATAAGGCTACAATAATTAAGACACTGTGATATTGGTGTAAGAATAGACAAATGGATCCATGGAATAGAATAGTGAGTCTTGCACATCTTTTGTTACATAGATTCCTAagtatttgatgtttttaatggttttgtaaatgtttaaaaatgtcattttctggggcacctgggtgcctcagtcagttgagcatccgacttcagctcggttcatgatctcatggttcatgggttcgagccccatgtcaggctctgtgctgacggctcagagcctgcagcctgcttccgattcggtgtgtccctctctctgcccctcccctgctcatgatctgtttctctctgtctctcaaaaataaataaatgttaaaaaaataaataattaaaatattaaataaataaataacatttaaaaatttatttaaaatgtcattttcaaatagtttttgttaatatgtagaaatataattgatcTCTGCATGTGGGCTTTATATCCTGTGATGTTGCTTTCATTTCAATAGTTTATCGATTCTTTTGAACTGTAAGTGTCCACAATCACATTATCAGTAAATAAATATCGTTTTacttcctttagaaaaaaaagaataataacatgacaaatttcacataaatgggcATGGGTCCCATTGTTCAAATGCTACAATTCATATTTATAGTCAATaaagttatttcaatattttgtgaATGGGTTTTGGCCCTTCCAGGGAATCACTGTTTCCTCTCCGATTAAGAATTTTCATCCCAACATCAGTTCCCCCAATGTCCAGGTAGCATAGACTTAATAACAGATGATTTCCAGCATTTGAGAAATATAGAGAGTGTAGACCATTTTTCAACATTTCTGAGTCATAATATAGAGGGCATTGAAGAGGAAAAGTACCTACAATTTAGTTATGGTGATtggatatacatgtatataaaaatgaaataatcctgAGATAGGGACAGAGGCTATGAAGAATATGAAGGCACGTGAAAAGAGAGTGGATGGAGTGTTATGTTGAGTGTTCAGTCATGATTCGCTAAGAAGGTAAAATTTAAACAGAgacttgaaggaaaaaagaaaacttcctggAAATTGGCAAAGGGTCCAGCCAGTGCAAGGACCCTGAGGAAGTGTTTTTTTCCCCGTGAAAATGAAGGCTCAGAAGGAAGCCAGTGTGTTGAGGGGAATGGACAAGAGGCAATGTTGTGAATTTTGTAGAAATATGTGGTATCACAGCTGCTTAAAGTTCAAGGCACAGGGAGTTCCTTGTCCACACTGTGAATCTCTTGCACTTTATAAATCTGGTTACTGTGGTGTCCTGTTGATTGCTCATCTCTTCTTAGTATCACACCCAATATCCTGAGAAAACACTTCAGGGGNNNNNNNNNNNNNNNNNNNNNNNNNNNNNNNNNNNNNNNNNNNNNNNNNNNNNNNNNNNNNNNNNNNNNNNNNNNNNNNNNNNNNNNNNNNNNNNNNNNNTCATACCTTCCCACAGTTCtttctgactttggatcaggcaTATTTGGAAATGTTTGTATCTTTTACAAGACAGCTTTGATTTCTGAAAAAGTTTCTTCATAAATGACATGTATCATGCCAAGTACAAATTGTCTAGATTTCCTGAAGGCATAAGAAATCCTGAGTTGTTTTATTCATATGGTAAAACTACATTTGGCATCGAAGGCCTTTTATGTAATTTCACcatagaagaaaataggaaatcacAATTtttcactttgtctctgtcttcaaTCTTGTTTACCCTTAACCACTCTTCCGGATAATGGTGACTTTATCACTGTCTACTGTAAGCCTCAAACTATTGACAGTGATGCAACAGGCTAAGAATGCCTGCAATACACATGTGGGCCCATGATAGTTGTGACTCAGACTTGCACCAATGTTGTGATGAACTGTccctcatcatcatcattgttgcTTTGCTAATGTCGTTAATGTGTAATAGACATCACATTGTATTAGTTGCAGGTATACAATGTtgtgatttaatatttgtattactGCAAAGTGATGACAATAAATTCAGTTAACATCTATCCCAGTATATAGTTACACACTTATTTTCATTATGAGCATTTTCAAGATCCTTTCTCCTTAgctactttcaaatatataatacagttttGTTAACTATAATCATGAGGCTGTACATGACATCcctttgacttatttattttatacctggaaatttgtaccttgtTCCATccactcctcacctcctacctCAGAACCAATAGGTTCTGTGTATCCATAAGCTTGAtttggttttgtcttgtttttaaggtCCTACATATAAgagaatcatatgatatttatctttttcagtttGACTTGGTAgtataacaccctcaaggtccatctgttATCCAAGATTTCACTCAtctttatggatgaataatagaCCAATTTATATAtcacaatttctattttattttttattttcattcctacatagttaacatagtgttatattattttcaggcatacaatatagtgacATTTCCATACATTTTCCAGTacagcacattttctttatccatttgtccaccagtgaacatttaggttgtttccatgtcttgggtATTGTAAATCATGCTACAATGAAATGGGggtgtgtatatcttttcaaatcagttttgttttcttcagataaatgctCAGAAGTAGAATGCTtgatcatatggtagttatatttttaatttttcaaagaacctccacactgtttcccacagtggcaacactagtttacattcccaccaagagtgcccATGAGTTTCCATTCCTCCACGACCTCAATAACACTTGTTCTTTTTCGTCTTTTTGATACTATCCATTCTAAGAGGCATGAGGGTGATNNNNNNNNNNNNNNNNNNNNNNNNNNNNNNNNNNNNNNNNNNNNNNNNNNNNNNNNNNNNNNNNNNNNNNNNNNNNNNNNNNNNNNNNNNNNNNNNNNNNgttgagcatcttttcatgctcCTGTTGGCCTTCTGTGTGTCTTCACTGGAAAAATGAATATGCAGATCTTccccccattttttaatcagatggtttgtttgtatttttatttttaaatatcgtATTCTTCATTCACTAATGCTGATTTGATATTCATTCACATACAACTTTTTTCTCACATTCACAACTCAGCAGATTACTGAGTCCAAAGGACTGGTGTCATTGCTATATGAAGCAGGCTGTATTAGTGTTTCAATTGTTTCTTCcaacccatttcttcttttttactctAAAAAATCTTCGTTATGTTGTATGATAGACAGATCCATAAGAAGATGGAAGAGCCCAAGGTCAATCCAACTTTCAGCCAGTCAGATCTGTCATGTGGCAGCAGCTGAACATAGAACTTTAATGGTCCTAAAGAGCCATTTAAGAGCCTCGCTGGGTCCAGCAGCTTGGAGATGAGGTGCAGCAGCACACGTGGCGCCATCTTCCTGGGCTGGGCTCCCTGTTTCTTCTTTGCTATTGAgtattttgtatactttggacATTTACCACTTCTCAGATATATGAATTTCAAATACTCTCTGCCATTCAGCAGGCTGCCTTTCCGTTTTACTGATGGGTTCCTGAGCCATGCagaaatttttagtttgatgtagaccCTGCTTATTCT encodes:
- the LOC115274379 gene encoding olfactory receptor-like protein OLF4 is translated as MDPANDTGISEFLLMGFSEEPQLQPLIFGTFLSMYLITVFGNLLITLAISSDSQLHTPMYFFLANLSFVDICFTSTTVPKMLWNIQTQSKVITYADCITQIYFFTLFAGLDMFLLTVMAYDRFVAICQPLHYMVIMNPRLCGLLVLGSWVLSALHSLSESLMVLPLSFCTVLEIPQFYCELNQIIQLACSDTFLNNMMRSKPSPPYPNPEWTFYPVED